Proteins from one Juglans microcarpa x Juglans regia isolate MS1-56 chromosome 1S, Jm3101_v1.0, whole genome shotgun sequence genomic window:
- the LOC121247004 gene encoding uncharacterized protein LOC121247004 — translation MMMISSSCVGGCLDAQDPVKVSFVRLYKWPEADAEFLRNLSMKYEKTSSETTGLRRHSPFNTSGAYVYHESFASRQRYLRSYTFSKKETLTEKTKRWLKEKQKAVLVKSTKCKNKLSHGSINGSCNSFLGGVFNVLLFCVATLDVGDDHDQ, via the coding sequence atgatgatgataagcTCAAGCTGCGTTGGGGGTTGTTTAGACGCCCAAGACCCAGTAAAAGTGAGCTTCGTGAGACTTTACAAATGGCCTGAAGCAGACGCAGAGTTCTTAAGAAACTTAAGCATGAAGTACGAGAAGACATCATCAGAGACGACGGGTCTTCGTCGTCATTCTCCTTTCAACACTAGTGGAGCATATGTCTACCATGAGAGCTTTGCTTCGAGGCAGAGGTATCTCAGAAGCTATACTTTCAGCAAGAAAGAGACGTTGACGGAGAAAACAAAGAGGTGGTTGAAGGAGAAGCAGAAGGCCGTACTGGTGAAGAGCACCAAGTGTAAGAACAAATTATCTCATGGTAGCATTAATGGCTCCTGTAATTCTTTTCTTGGAGGCGTCTTTAATGTCTTGCTTTTCTGTGTGGCGACGTTAGACGTtggtgatgatcatgatcagtaa